GTGTTCTATGAGAGTTCTTCGGTGAAAGACATTTTATTCACGGGAAATATAAAACGATACGGTGATTTGGAGCAGGTTGTTAGTATGTTGAAACTTATAAATAAAATAGATATAAAGATTAAAGATAGAAATGTTTTTGTAAGAAGTAATGAATGAAAAACAGGTGATACGCCAATATCACCTGCCTAAGCCTGAAACGAGTTCAGGACAGTAACTTATCTAATTTACAAATGTATGAAAAAAAAGTTCAAATGCAAGGGCTGGTGTTCTGGCCTGAGAAAATGTTGTCTTATGATGAAATTTTTCATGTTATTTATGTTGCTTACGGTGCTTCAAGTGAATGCCGTGGTGAAGTCTCAAGAGACATTGTTAAGCGTAAATGTGACTCGTGTTTCTTTGGTGGAAGTCTTAAAGATGATTGAATCAAAAAGTGACTATACTTGCCTTTATAGTCATGAAGATGTAGTTAAAGTAGATAACTTAACGGTTGAGCTGAAAAATGTGACCGTTCAGGAAATATTGGAAGTTTGTTTAAAAGGGACGAGATTGGGGTATAAGATCGTGGACCAGACAATTGTGATCCGTAATTTGAGTGAAATGGAGCAGAGAAATGGAGAGGCAAAACAAAGAACGATCACGGGGAGAGTGACAGATAAAAGCGGGGGGCCTCTTCCGGGTGTAACAGTGATGCTCAAAGGGTTATCTGTTGGGACGGCTACAGACGTGAATGGCAGTTATAAGTTGGCTATTCCCCAAGGAGAGAAAGATTTTGTCCTTCAATTTTCTTTTGTCGGAATGAAGACACAAGAGGTGAAATATGTGGGTAAAGATACGATTAATGTGGTGCTGGAGGAGGAAGTAAATACGATGGATGAGGTTATTATTACCGGGTATCAACGTATTGATAAACGTAAAAATGCCAGTTCCGTGATCAGCGTGAAGGGATCTGAGTTACAAGAAGGTGCTGCTATTTCGATTGATAATATGTTACAGGGAAAATTGGCAGGAGTGAATATTATCAATCCGACTTCAACTCCTGGTGCAGCCCCGAAAGTACGAATCCGGGGTGCCTCTTCTATTTCTGGAAATCGGGAACCGGTCTGGGTGGTAGATGGAATTATTTTAGAAGATCCGGTGCCTATTTCTGCTGAAGAGTTGAACAGTTTGGATAACGTGAATTTGATCGGTAATGCAATTGCCAGTATTAATCCGGAAGATATTGATCGTATAGATGTTTTGAAAGATGCGTCAGCCACGGCTATATATGGAGTGAAAGCGGCTAATGGTGTGATTGTGATCACGACAAAAAAGGGTAAATATGGAAAGCCAACAGTGCATTATTCTGGTAATGTGGGAATTAGTTTGAGGCCGAGTTATAATAATTTGAATCGGATGAATTCCAAAGAAAGAATAGATGTGTCTAAGGAGATTGAAGAGAGGGGATTGACGTTCGGAATAAAACCTTCTAATATCGGTTATGAGGGAGCTCTGTATGATTTGTATGCAAAACGGATTACTCAAGAACAATTTGTGGATCGGGTGTATGATCTTGAAAAGGTGAATACTGATTGGTACGATGAGCTTTTTAGAACGGACGTGTCTCATAAACATTCATTATCAATTTCGGGAGGTTCGGAGTTTGTGAATTATTATTTTTCTGCAGGATATGCAAATACAAATGCCGTGGTGAAAGGTTCTGATGTGGAGAATTATAATGCTCTTTTGAAGTTAAATTTAGAATTGAGTAAAAGATTGAATGTCGGGTTATCTTTGAGGGCTTATGCGGCAACAAAGAAATATTTGCATGGTTCTATCGATCCATATGGTTATGCTTATAATACTTCTCGTGCGATTCCCGCTTATAATGAGGATGGATCTTATTTATTCTATAATAAAACAGAGGGTTATGAAACTATCTTGAATTATAATATCCTTAATGAACGAGATAATACCGGTCGAAAGATAAAGAATCAGACAATTGATTTCATGGTAGATGTAAATTATAAAATATTGTCAGGATTAACATTCTCCGGAGTGTTTTCTCTATCAAAAGCTAATACGAAGGATTCTGAATGGGCAAACGAGAAATCATATTATATTGCGGATTTACGGGGTGTGAATTATGGTGATGAATTGCCGACCGATCGTAATTTTGTTGAGACTAGGTGCCGTTTACCTTATGGTGGGGAATTGAAAAATGATAATACATTATCATCTACATACACGGTAAGGGCTGGATTCAATTATTTCAAAAGATTGCACGAAACGCACGAAATAGACGTGAATGTGGGATCAGAAGCTCGTTCTGTAAAATATGATGGAATATCTACTGTGCAACGTGGATATTTGCCGGATAGAGGTAAGAAATTTGTTGCTATTAATGCGGCAGAATGGCCTTTGTATAACGAATGGTTGATGGCTAATCCGGATGTGGTGGTGGATCGTTTGACTAATGTAGTTTCTTTTTATGGGACTTTTACGTATACTTATGATGACCGTTACACGGCTAATTTTAATATCCGTACCGATGGATCCAATAAATTTGGACAGGATAAGAGTACGAAATTCTTGCCAGTATGGTCTGCTGCTGTTCGTTGGAATATTCATAACGAGGTGTTCTTTCGTAATGTTCAATGGATGAATTTATTGGCATTGAAAGGATCATACGGGGTACAAGGTAATGTACATTCGGACCAGACTCCGGATCTGATCGTGTCCATGAGTGGAATGGATGATGTTTCTAAAGAATATATGTCATCTTTAAATAAACTTCAGAATCCATATTTGAAGTGGGAAAAGACAAAATCTTATAATTTAGCTTTAGAGTTTGCATTTTTGAATAATAGAATCAGTGGTTATGCTGAATATTATTTGAAAAAAGGTGAAGATCAGATTATAACCAAACGAGTTTCAATGGTTTCCGGTAAAAGAGATGTTTCAATTAACGGGGGTGATGTGGAAAATAAGGGTTGGGAATTTACGTTAAATGGAACTCCGATAAAAACGAAGGATTTTACATGGGGACTCTCTTTGAATATGTATCAGAACTATAATAAAGTAACTAGTAAAAATCAGACACAGACTTATGATTATAAAGATTATTTACAAGGAAATTTGATCATGGAGTCTAAACCTCTGGATGGTTTTTATTCCTA
The window above is part of the Butyricimonas paravirosa genome. Proteins encoded here:
- a CDS encoding SusC/RagA family TonB-linked outer membrane protein — its product is MMKFFMLFMLLTVLQVNAVVKSQETLLSVNVTRVSLVEVLKMIESKSDYTCLYSHEDVVKVDNLTVELKNVTVQEILEVCLKGTRLGYKIVDQTIVIRNLSEMEQRNGEAKQRTITGRVTDKSGGPLPGVTVMLKGLSVGTATDVNGSYKLAIPQGEKDFVLQFSFVGMKTQEVKYVGKDTINVVLEEEVNTMDEVIITGYQRIDKRKNASSVISVKGSELQEGAAISIDNMLQGKLAGVNIINPTSTPGAAPKVRIRGASSISGNREPVWVVDGIILEDPVPISAEELNSLDNVNLIGNAIASINPEDIDRIDVLKDASATAIYGVKAANGVIVITTKKGKYGKPTVHYSGNVGISLRPSYNNLNRMNSKERIDVSKEIEERGLTFGIKPSNIGYEGALYDLYAKRITQEQFVDRVYDLEKVNTDWYDELFRTDVSHKHSLSISGGSEFVNYYFSAGYANTNAVVKGSDVENYNALLKLNLELSKRLNVGLSLRAYAATKKYLHGSIDPYGYAYNTSRAIPAYNEDGSYLFYNKTEGYETILNYNILNERDNTGRKIKNQTIDFMVDVNYKILSGLTFSGVFSLSKANTKDSEWANEKSYYIADLRGVNYGDELPTDRNFVETRCRLPYGGELKNDNTLSSTYTVRAGFNYFKRLHETHEIDVNVGSEARSVKYDGISTVQRGYLPDRGKKFVAINAAEWPLYNEWLMANPDVVVDRLTNVVSFYGTFTYTYDDRYTANFNIRTDGSNKFGQDKSTKFLPVWSAAVRWNIHNEVFFRNVQWMNLLALKGSYGVQGNVHSDQTPDLIVSMSGMDDVSKEYMSSLNKLQNPYLKWEKTKSYNLALEFAFLNNRISGYAEYYLKKGEDQIITKRVSMVSGKRDVSINGGDVENKGWEFTLNGTPIKTKDFTWGLSLNMYQNYNKVTSKNQTQTYDYKDYLQGNLIMESKPLDGFYSYKFDGLDEEGLPKFKDIDEPDGISKEEMFAKAFTYSGKRVADFNGGFSTYFSFKGFTLNALFAFSVGKKVRLNNLYESTGQMLPLPQQNMSDEFVHRWRKGVNENTNIPALSDLSLAYSDMERKYTISSNMWEMYNNADLRVVSGDFLRMRNISLSYNLPEHLYKHIGVSGVSLRLEAGNLWLWANKKLRGQDPEQMTLGSGTVPPTKSFTFGLNISL